The Endozoicomonas montiporae CL-33 genome contains a region encoding:
- the deoA gene encoding thymidine phosphorylase, which translates to MFLPQEVIRRKREGDILTADEIRHFVNGVTDNSVSEGQVAALAMAVYFQGMNIDERVALTCAMRDSGEVLDWASANLNGPVLDKHSTGGVGDVVSLMLGPMIAACGGYVPMISGRGLGHTGGTLDKLDSIPGYNTHASEELLCKVVKEAGVAIVGQTSELAPADKRIYGIRDVTATVDSVAMITSSILAKKLAEGLDALVMDVKVGSGAFMPTLEKSIELAESIVQVANGAGVKTTALLTDMNQCLASSAGNAVEVREAVQFLTGDFRNKRLLEVTMAQSAELLVSGGLASDAAQARDKLQTVLDNGKAAEVFGRMVAGLGGPADFVEHYDQYLPKPAISKPVYAQASGFVTAMDTRNVGMAVVKLGGGRSHPADNLDYSVGITDICRLGDQLDGSKPLAMLHARDESSWQAAADMLQRAVTLGEQKPESSPCIYRQIG; encoded by the coding sequence ATGTTTCTGCCGCAGGAAGTGATTCGTCGCAAGCGTGAAGGTGACATTCTCACCGCCGACGAGATCAGGCATTTTGTAAATGGTGTTACCGACAACAGTGTTTCTGAAGGTCAGGTGGCTGCGCTGGCAATGGCGGTTTACTTTCAGGGCATGAACATTGACGAGCGTGTGGCACTGACTTGTGCCATGCGTGACTCCGGCGAAGTGCTGGATTGGGCATCGGCCAACCTGAATGGCCCGGTTCTGGATAAACACTCTACCGGTGGTGTGGGTGATGTTGTCAGCCTGATGTTGGGCCCCATGATTGCCGCCTGTGGCGGTTATGTGCCCATGATTTCCGGGCGAGGCCTCGGGCATACGGGCGGAACACTGGACAAGCTCGACAGCATTCCCGGTTATAACACTCATGCATCCGAAGAGCTGTTGTGCAAAGTAGTCAAAGAGGCTGGTGTGGCTATTGTGGGTCAAACCAGCGAACTGGCACCCGCCGACAAGCGTATTTATGGCATCCGTGATGTGACAGCGACGGTTGATTCTGTTGCCATGATTACGTCGTCTATCTTGGCTAAAAAACTGGCTGAAGGACTGGACGCTTTGGTGATGGATGTTAAGGTCGGCAGTGGCGCGTTTATGCCAACGTTAGAAAAATCGATTGAACTGGCTGAAAGCATTGTTCAGGTGGCCAATGGTGCCGGAGTAAAAACAACGGCGCTGTTAACCGATATGAACCAGTGTCTGGCCTCCAGTGCCGGTAATGCCGTTGAAGTACGTGAAGCGGTGCAGTTTCTGACGGGTGACTTCCGCAACAAACGGTTGCTGGAAGTCACCATGGCACAATCGGCAGAGTTGTTAGTGTCGGGTGGTCTGGCGTCTGACGCTGCACAGGCTCGGGACAAACTACAAACCGTGCTGGATAACGGTAAGGCGGCAGAAGTCTTTGGTCGTATGGTGGCCGGACTGGGTGGGCCGGCTGACTTTGTTGAACATTACGACCAGTACCTGCCGAAGCCAGCCATCAGCAAACCGGTTTATGCTCAGGCTTCCGGTTTTGTCACCGCCATGGATACCCGCAATGTGGGTATGGCTGTGGTTAAACTCGGTGGCGGTCGATCTCATCCGGCAGACAATCTGGATTACAGTGTCGGTATTACCGACATTTGTCGTTTGGGAGATCAGCTGGATGGTTCAAAACCATTAGCCATGCTGCATGCCCGTGACGAATCATCCTGGCAGGCGGCGGCTGATATGTTGCAAAGAGCTGTCACACTGGGCGAGCAGAAGCCGGAATCCAGCCCCTGTATTTACAGACAGATCGGTTAA
- a CDS encoding response regulator, protein MTKRILLVDDDQPFRETVREILELEGFEVTEYSDAVYALPHIREPFDLAITDIIMSEVDGNQFANAIRLDNPDLPVLGMTGGGRIGDADRIKAFCPPKLFTTILSKPFLAEELLDAVNTSISE, encoded by the coding sequence ATGACAAAAAGGATTTTACTGGTTGATGATGACCAGCCATTTCGCGAGACCGTCAGGGAAATTCTGGAATTGGAAGGTTTTGAAGTCACAGAATACAGCGATGCCGTTTACGCCCTGCCGCACATCAGGGAACCGTTTGACCTGGCCATTACCGATATCATAATGTCCGAGGTCGATGGCAACCAGTTTGCCAACGCTATTCGTCTCGATAATCCGGACTTGCCGGTTCTGGGCATGACCGGAGGCGGGCGCATTGGCGATGCGGATCGTATAAAGGCATTTTGCCCACCCAAGCTGTTCACTACCATTCTGAGCAAACCGTTTCTGGCGGAAGAATTGCTGGATGCTGTGAACACCTCTATCAGCGAATAA
- the deoC gene encoding deoxyribose-phosphate aldolase, with product MTDLTATSRQALQLMDLTSLNDNDTPEVIIDLCRKAKTAAGNTAAVCVYPRFVPVAKKTLKALGLNDVTVATVTNFPEGGNDIDIAVTETRAAIAYGADEVDVVFPYKAFMGGDETVGRELVAQCKQVCSDNNVMLKVIIETGELKDPALIRRASDISIEAGADFIKTSTGKVAVNATPESARIMLEAIRDSGKQIVGFKPAGGIRTAEDAAEHLAIAADVMGADWINRDHYRFGASSLLGSLLTALGLQDAREDTGAY from the coding sequence ATGACCGATCTCACCGCTACCAGCCGTCAAGCACTGCAGCTGATGGATCTGACCTCCCTGAACGACAATGACACACCGGAAGTCATTATTGACTTGTGCCGCAAAGCGAAAACGGCTGCTGGCAACACCGCCGCCGTCTGTGTTTATCCACGCTTTGTGCCGGTTGCCAAAAAGACCCTGAAAGCACTGGGCCTGAACGATGTGACTGTCGCAACGGTCACCAACTTTCCGGAAGGCGGCAATGATATTGATATTGCCGTGACTGAAACCCGCGCTGCCATTGCCTACGGTGCCGATGAAGTGGATGTTGTATTCCCTTATAAAGCTTTCATGGGTGGCGATGAAACCGTTGGTCGTGAGCTGGTGGCTCAGTGCAAGCAAGTGTGCAGTGACAATAACGTCATGCTGAAAGTCATCATTGAAACCGGCGAACTGAAAGACCCGGCACTGATTCGTCGTGCCAGTGACATCAGCATTGAAGCCGGTGCCGACTTTATCAAAACCTCAACCGGTAAAGTGGCTGTGAATGCGACGCCTGAATCGGCCCGCATTATGTTGGAAGCCATTCGTGACAGCGGTAAACAGATTGTTGGTTTCAAACCTGCCGGTGGCATTCGCACCGCTGAAGATGCTGCTGAACATCTTGCCATTGCGGCAGATGTTATGGGGGCCGACTGGATCAATCGTGATCACTATCGATTCGGTGCCAGCAGTTTGCTCGGAAGCCTGCTGACGGCTCTGGGCCTGCAGGACGCTCGGGAAGACACAGGAGCTTACTAA